Within Streptomyces antibioticus, the genomic segment CGATCTGGGCGCCGGTGCGCGCGTCGGTGATGACGGTGCGGGCGACCGGGTTGCCCAGCGAGTCCAGGGCCACCGCGTTGGTCCGCCAGGCCAGCTTCGGGGTGCCGTGCAGGGCGTCGACGACCAGCTCCGGCTTGGCCTTGACCTGCTTCAGGGTCTCGCCGAGGTGGGACGCGCGCAGGGCGTTCACCGCGGTGTCGGCGGCCTTGGGCGCGGACACCTTCGGGGTGATGCCGGGCAGCGAGATCGCGGCCCGGGTCGCCCGGTCCGCGTTGCGGTAGCTGCCGTCGGGGGCCAGATGGACCACGAAGTCGCCGCCCAGGACGGGCAGTTGGCGGTAGGTGCGGTCGTAGCGGACGTGCTGGGCGCCGTTCTTGTCGATGACGACGTCCCGCACCGCGGTGTCCTGGGTGCCGGTGAGGCCCAGGCTCGTGGCATGGTCGGCGAGGGCCGCGGCCGCGTGGTCCAGCGCGGTGGCGCGGGTGGGTCTGTCGGCCGCACCGGCGGCCGGGGAGAGTGCGGCGGCCAGCAGGGTCGCCGCGGTGGCGGCGATGCCGGCGGTGGCGAGACGGGAACCTCGGACGTGCTGCCGTATCCGACTCATCAGACTGCTCGGTCTCCTCGGGAAGGCGCCGTGGGGGCGCGTGTGGGGGTGGCACTGAGGTCGTACTGAGGCCGTGCTGAGCGCGTGCTGAACTCGCCCTGCGATTTAAGAGGGCATGACAAGTCATGTCCATACCGCCTACGTGCCGGTGACGTGAGGGGAGAGAATCGTTTCCGTGCGCATCCCGACCACACCGCCCGCCCCCGGCCTGCCGTTCTTCGTCTACGGCACGCTCCGCCCCGGCGAGGTCAACCACGGCCTCTTCCTGCGCGGCCGCACCCTCCGAGAGGAGCCCGCCCTGCTGACCGGCGCGGTCCTGTACGACGGCCCCGGCTACCCCTACGCCGTGGAGGAGCCCGGCGGCACGGTCGCCGGGACGCTGGTCACCGCCCGCCCGGAGGCGTACGCGCGGCTGCTCGCCGAGCTGGACCGGCTGGAGGAATACCGGCCGGGCGACCCGTACAGCCTGTACGAGCGGGTGGTGTGCGAGGTGACCGTCAGCAGTGCCACGACCGGCACGGGCACGGGCACCGGCCACGGCACCGGCACCGGCACCGAGGCCCCCGTGCCCGCCTGGGTCTACCTCGCCGCCCCCGCCGTGGCCGCCGGACTGCGCGCCGACGGGAACCGCATCGGCGGCGGCGACTGGCTCGCCCACCGCTGACACGCGTCCCGGAGCACCGTCCGGCCCCCTCCCCCGGTCACCCGTTCACCCGCTCCCCGCAGGCTTTTCCACCCGTCTCTCCAGCACCCCGTGCGCACGGCGGTGACCTGCTGAAACAGGGGGCCGGGCGGGCCGTTCGCCG encodes:
- a CDS encoding gamma-glutamylcyclotransferase family protein, which translates into the protein MRIPTTPPAPGLPFFVYGTLRPGEVNHGLFLRGRTLREEPALLTGAVLYDGPGYPYAVEEPGGTVAGTLVTARPEAYARLLAELDRLEEYRPGDPYSLYERVVCEVTVSSATTGTGTGTGHGTGTGTEAPVPAWVYLAAPAVAAGLRADGNRIGGGDWLAHR